The sequence GCTGATTTCAAAGCACTCATGGTAAAAACAAGAATTAATGCGCAAGAAGTATGGCTTCTTGAACCGCAAACCTTCATGAATCGTTCCGGCCAATCCGTCGGCGCATTAGCGCGCTTTTATAAAATTTCTCCTGAGGAAGTTTTAGTGGTACATGACGAACTGGATTTGTTACCAGGCATCGCCAAACTAAAAAAAGGCGGTTCATCCGGTGGTCACAATGGCCTAAAAGATATTACCGCTGCACTCGGAACGCAAGACTACTGGCGCTTGCGCATCGGCATCGGACACCCGCGCACCTTAAATTTACAACAGGCTGTGGCTGACTTTGTCTTGCATCGACCACGTAAAGAAGAACAACCACTCCTTGATGAGGCCATCGCAGAAAGCCTAAAAGTCATCCCAATGCTGTGCGACGGCAAATTTTCTGAAGCAACCATGCTATTGCATACCGCCAAATAAGCTCCGCTGATGCGTTGCGCCATTAGATCAAGAGAGAAATTCAGCTTCATTTGGACGCTAATCGACCCATTTTAAGACGCATTTAATATAAAAACATTGTCAACCAATTCAATTTGATAGCGTTTTGATATCGTACCGCTGCCCATGCGGTTAACACTTCAACCACTAGAAGGAGTGAAAATGAAAAAGCTACTTTGCCTTGTGGCACTTGTCCTGGGATGTATTCCGTTCGCGCAAGCACAAGATCACCGTCCAATGATGCGCCACCATCACCATCATCATTACTCTCAACACCACCACAGACCTCATCATTATCGTTAATGCGTTGTGAAGCCTCCTTTTTGTGAGGCCATCATAGTGAATGCGATGTTCTAGCTGAGATAAGGAAGCCAATATGCGTAAGCTAGGGCAATCACATCTAGGCTTATGACAATTAACGCTATCAGGATGGAATAAAGACGCTTCTAACGTTCTGCGCTTCGAGCAACTCTCGTTCGAAGCGCGTTTTCTCCCCAACCTCCATCACCGCTCGCCCTTTGCTATAAAAATGGTGTCCAATGCCCGTGTCCTACGGACTTTTATTGTCCAACAGCCCAAAAAACCTACATCCACAGTTTCGAACTAAAAAAGGGGCACGATTCGACCTTCGCCAACCAATCCAAATATCAGGAAATGTAGAGATTCGTAGAATTATCAATGTATTTTCTTGGCATGATGAGATAATCAAAATAGAAAAAATAACAACATTTCTACCGTTGTTTGAAAATGGTTATGCATACTTGCCGAGCGCATTAGCCGCTTCACACTGTATTAATGGCCGTTGTGCCTAAATGAACAGTGATGTTCTCACTGCGCGCAACACCAGATTAGGAGGAAATAATGTTTTTTCTGCGCCTGTTTTATTTTCAGAAGTATTCGGTAAAAAAATAGATGATTGCTTACAGTCTCAGCCGGAAAACAAGAGCAATCGAAATGTAGTCCGAACTACCCAAAAAAATACGGATTGCCCCTATCACTGCAGACACAAAATACATCAATTATCTTAGGAGAATTTCTTTGGCACTGCTCCCGTTTGCACTCTCACGTCGCGCTTCTTTTTTTTCAACACTACTTTCTCTGCGCCCGGAATGCCAAGCTCGCAGAACTGGGTGGACTCTCGCTATCAGCGCCAGTATTGGGATAGGCCTGTGCATAGCGCCCGTCGCGTCTGCCTCGAATTTTTCACAAATGGTTTTTTTTGGCGATTCCTTAATGGATAGCGGCTTTTATACCGGTGTCGGTCAACAGCCATCTTTTACGACCAATCCTGATTTGATCTGGACGCAATTACTGGCACATAAAAATGGCCTGACTGCCGACCCAGCTTATGTGCTGACGCCGAATGGCGTGGTACCGTTGAGCGGAACAAATTACGCTGTTGGCGGCGCGCAAACAAGCCAGGCCTCTTTGGATCCGGCGAGTGGATACTTGACTCCCTCTATCACCGATCAGGTGAATGGTTATTTAGCCAGCCACCCTAAAGTGGATAAAAATGCCCTTTACACCGTATGGGCGGGCTCCAACGACGTTTTTGCTTATACAACCCTGAATCAGGCGGGACTAGGAGACCCAGATCCTGCGGTGCAAGCAGCCACCGCACAAACGATCGTCGGACTAGTCGCGGGTGAAGCCGTTAACGTTGCAGGATTGGTGGGCGCGTTGCAACACGCTGGCGCAGGAAAAGCAATGGTATTGAATTTGCCCGATATCGGAAATACGCCACTGGCGGCTCAACTCGGATTACAGCAATTATGGACGGCTTCGACCTACACATTTAATCAAACCTTGAATCAAAGTCTGAACAAGTTAGGCGGCAATATTGTTGCATTAGATGTCTTCAGTCTGCTGGATGAAGTAATCCGCAATCCGACGCTATACGGTTTTAAAAATGTCATATCAGCGGCATGTACAACACCCGATTCTGGCACTTGCACGGCAGCTACCTTAGTAGAGCCGAACGCAAATATGACCTACCTATTCGCCGATAGCGTGCATCCCAGCGGCGCAGCGCAGGCAATCCTCGCCCAATATGCGCAGTCGGTATTGTTAGCACCAACGCAGATTAGTATGCTGGCTTCAGCGCCGTTAGTCGGCACACAAGCCCAAACGCTCGCCATCGATAATCGTTTGCGTTTATTCGGCCTGGCACCAGCAAACGTAGGCAAGCCAGAAGCCTACGCGGTAGTTGGCAATACCCAGCGTAACTACAGCAGAACCGATAATATGCAGGGCCTGGATGGTTCCGCCACGAGTGCCACAGTGGGAATTGATTACGCGATTAATCGGCAGTGGATGATTGGAACCGCGTTTGGATACGGTCAAAATAAAGAAAATTTTGGCAGCAATACCGGACACTTCAAGCTGGATCAAACCATGATCTCAGCCTATACCCAATACCGTGATGGCGCATGGGCTGTCAATGCTATCGGCTTAGCCGGTTTGCTCGACTATAACAATGTCACCCGAAGTATCTTGCTGGGTCAGGCTTTACGTAACGAAAACGGTAAGACTTCAGGTGATCAAGTACTTCTGCGCTTAGGCGCTCAATATGACTTCACACTAGGCGCCGCCGTATTGAGTCCTCTGGTTAATTTGACCTGGCAACAGATAAAGGTCGATGCATATGATGAACTGGGTAACGACAGCACAGCCATGCACTTTGACGCGCAAACACGTACATCGCTAGTATCCAGCGTTGGGCTGCAATTAACCTCCAATCAAACTATGTGGGGCTTTACGATCCAACCATTTGCCAAACTAGCGTGGGACAGAGAATTGAAAAATACGCCGGATGATGTCCGTGCGCATGTGGTCGGAATGGGTGGCAGTTTTGGGATGCCAGGGTATCAAAGCGCGGCAAACACAACCCATCTTGATCTGGGTGCGAACATCAAACTGGCAGCCGATACAACTGCCTTTGCAAATTATAGCGGTCAGTTCGCGAGTGGAAATAAAGCCAATACATTCCAGCTCGGCGTCGCTAAAATATTTTAAGTTCTGATCAAACATAAAAAAGCAAGCGCCGTTCCCTAGCACCGGAACGGCGCACCCTCTTCTACTTCTGATATTCAGGCGCGGCAAATCACAACTTTATATAAGCTCATGATAGTGAGTGACACATCATCGCCGAATCGACAAGAAATGGTCCGCTCATGACTACGCATTTTTACTCCAGGTGCGGGTGGTTCTGATTGCAACGCACGCAAGACTATTTACAGCAATTCAGCCGAACGTACCTGTTCACCGACAAAATGCATCTGAAAACCTTTACACCGCGCCTATGTTGCGTGAAAGTCGCGCTATTTGCACACAAAACCGATGTAAAGCAGGATCTCGCAGATATCCAGCCGTTTTAGGTCAGCGCCGTTGGCAGAAGACCTTCCGAGAGAGTTACAATAGGCATCTTTTTGAACAAAGTCTCGATAAAATTGGTGAACGTCACCCAAGTTTGTTGGTACTGTTGCAAGTCTGTTGTGCATCCTCGTTGTGAATCTTCGTTACGCGTCCTGGCTTATTGGCACTTCGAATCGCCGACGCGCATTTAACCTGACACTGCGCCGGACCGCTTCATCTGTAACTGTTCCTGTGTAACCTATTGATCTAGAAAGATTTTCATGAGTCTCAAGTGCGGCATCGTCGGCCTACCTAACGTTGGCAAATCTACCCTGTTTAATGCACTGACTAAAGCAGGCATTCCAGCAGAAAATTATCCATTCTGCACTATCGAACCGAATGTCGGCATGGTGGAAGTACCAGACCCGCGCTTGACGTCGCTAGCCGAAATTGTCAAGCCAGAGCGGATTCTGCCTGCGACGGTTGAGTTTGTGGACATCGCTGGTCTGGTAGCCGGCGCTTCCAAAGGCGAAGGCCTTGGTAATCAGTTTCTAGCCCATATCCGCGAAACAGACGCCATCGTCAATGTAGTACGCTGCTTTGAAGATGACAATGTCATCCACGTTGCTGGCAAAGTCAGCCCGCTAGACGATATCGAAGTTATCCAGACCGAATTAGCGCTAGCCGACATGGGAACGGTCGAGAAAGCGATTCATCGCGAAAACAAAAAGGCCCGATCCGGCGACAAGGATGCAGCCAAGCTAGTCGCAGTATTAGAACGTTTGATGCCGGAATTGAACCAGGCCAAGCCAGTACGCGCTTGTGGCCTTGATGAAGAAGAAATGGCGCTGATCAAGCCACTTTGTTTGATTACGGCAAAGCCCGCGATGTATGTTGCCAATGTTTCAGATACCGGCTTCACAAACAATCCATTGCTCGATCAATTAACCGCGTACGCCGCGTCGCAAAACGCACCGATGGTACCAATTTGCGCATCAATTGAATCTGAAATTTCAGACCTCGATGAAGCCGACAAACACGAGTTTCTGGCAGACATGGGCATGGAAGAGCCGGGTCTGGATCGTCTGATTCGTGCTGCATTTAAGTTGCTCGGTCTGCAAACCTATTTCACTGCGGGCGTGAAAGAAGTCCGCGCCTGGACCATCCACGTCGGTGATACCGGGCCCCAAGCAGCAGGCGTTATTCATACTGACTTCGAACGCGGTTTCATTCGCGCACAAACAATCGCTTACGATGATTTCATTACGTATAAGGGTGAGGCTGGCGCTAAGGAAGCTGGCAAGATGCGCGCTGAAGGTAAAGAGTATGTAGTGAAAGATGGCGACGTTTTGAACTTCTTGTTTAACGTTTAGCATCTAATCTCTGAATCTGAATCGCCAACCAAAAAATGGCTGGCGATTCATTTGCCTCAAGAGATGCTCCTTACTCATTTGTTCGGTAAGGACATCCTGACCGAATGCAAAGTCATTCTCCCTTCGTCAGCCCAAAAATAAGAAAACCAAATCGTTATCCGCTAAAGACGCCATGCGTTTCAGTTTTTTTAACGTTTGGTCAATTAATATCTATGGCTTTATGACGCTTTGGTCCGGGTATCTCTGGAGCGCGCAGCATTAAGCGTCGCGATCAGTTAATCACCGCTTACCGGTTGTATTGATTTTTTGATATCCATTCCGAGGTTTCCAGGAAAACTGCATAGTCATTCCTGCAATATCAATTACATCCCCATCTGATAGCGACCATGCCCCCACCTTCAGCGGTGCACCGTTGACACGCGTGTAGGTATTTCCCTCAACGTGCGTCAGCTCATAACCGTGCGCTCTACGCGCCACAATGGCAACTTGAACACCAGGACGGCCAATTGTCGTCAGTACTTTCACCAACGCCAGTTTCTTGCCAGCACCGGGGCCGTCAATCACGGTAACGATCGCATCAGGACGCAGCGACGGAAACATCTTCAGATGGTGGTCCTCGCTGATATCCTCAACCGCGTCGACGAGATACACCAGTTTGTACTTCGCCATCTGTATGACGTCGTTGTGCTGTAAAAAATGTTTTGTAACGGCATGCCCGTTGACTTGCGTGCCGTTAGTGCTGCTCAGGTCTTCCAAAAACGAATCATTATAGATAGTGATGATGACAGCATGTTCACCGCTAACAGCGGGGCTGTCGATCACCAGGTCATTGTGAGGGCGCCGACCGATGGTAGTGCGCTCCTTATGGAGGACCATTTCCTGAACGACATTGTCCCCTTCGGTTAATACAATCTTCGCCATTCCTATCTCTCTCGTTTTATGTGGACAACTGGAGAAATATTATTTTAAATACATTTTCTCAGGATTGATATCAATTTCTACTCGTTTTTCCCTGTTGAGAAAATTAAAAACGTTGATGCTACAAGTGCAATTATGAGCGCTCGGGTCCCAGCGCTTTGTGAGTGAATCACCATGGGTATCCATAGGTGTTAATGACTCGGCTTTAATTGCTCTGCGGCACTGCATTGGGAGTCATTCTGGGCATCATTATTAACAACTTTTATTAACACTACAGAAATATTATCTTGCCCACCGCCTTCATTAGCGGCTTTTATCAGGAGTTCACATGCTGCTTTCGAATCATCGCTTGTGGCGTTGATAATGTTTTTAATTTGCAGTGGTGAAAGGCGGTCTGATAAGCCGTCAGAACACAACAAAAAAAGATCGCCGACCTCCACCGCTTGCTCTTGCACGTCGACTACCAGTTGATGCTCTACACCTACTGCGCGCGTAATCACATTACGATTCATGGCGAATGCTGCTTGTTCTTGCGTTAAAAGCCCTGCAGAAATTTGCTCTTGTACCAGAGAATGATCTCGCGTTAATTGCGCCAACTCGCCATTGCGCAACACATAGGCGCGTGAATCACCAACATGTGCAATGCTTACGCAATCACCCTGAAACCACGCCAGCACCACCGTCGTCCCCATTCCGCGATATTCAGGATGTTGGCGGGCAGTCTCGATAATTGTGCTGTTGGCCTTTCGAACAGCCTGAATTAAACACAGACGCCTAACCGCTGGCTGATCATCTGGATGACTATATTGGTTTTCACGTTGATGCCGCTCTACCGCATGCTGAATTGTCACCGTGGCGATGCCACTTGCCACTTCGCCCGCGTTATAGCCGCCCATCCCATCCGCCAAAATAGCCAGTTGCAAAACCTCGCTTATCGCAATAGCATCCTCATTTTCTGGTCGCACCATGCCAACATCGGTCTTGGCAAAAAAATCAAATCGTAAAGGAATGGACATTTTCAGTAGCGATCAAAAGAGTATAGATATCAGGCAAATGCTGATCTAAATGTATTTTCGTTGGTTAATAGAACGACAGCAACATAAAAAAAGGCGAAAAACTAGATATTTCTTGATGACGTACATGGTTGTTTGGCGAAGCCGTTCAAACACCTTAACTCCCAAGAGAAATCTTAACTTATCTATTGTGTAGTGAATCATCGCAGTCCATGTAGATAACGAAATCGTCTGGCATCTCATCCATCCAAAGTCCTCGAAGGCCCACTCTGAAAAAGCCTCGTAGCCATGTCATTGCTGAGGGAAGCAACATAAAACTTGCGATTTTCGGTAGCGTAGAAAATAGCCGACATAACAAAATCAGCACTAGACGGTTAACGACTGACCACAAAAAAGGAGCCGAAGCTCCTTTTTATTCATTCAATTACAATCAGGCAAGTAGCCGGATTACAACATCGCCATCAACAAACGCGCCATCTCAGACGGATTCTTAGTGGTTTTGATACCGCAAGCTTCCATGATGTCGAGTTTTGCTTGTGCTGTATCAGCACCGCCAGAAATCAACGCACCGGCATGACCCATACGTTTGCCCGGAGGCGCTGTAACGCCAGCGATAAAGTTAACGACCGGCTTTTTCATGTTGTCTTTGATCCAGTAAGCTGCATTAGCCTCATCAGGACCGCCGATTTCACCGATCATGATGACCGCATCGGTATCAGGATCGTCATTGAACATCTTCATGATATCGATATGTTTCAGGCCGTTGATTGGATCGCCGCCGATACCAACTGCCGATGATTGACCCAGACCCAGCGCGGTCAACTGACCGACTGCTTCATACGTCAATGTACCCGAACGCGATACCACACCGATACGGCCTCGCTTGTGAATATGGCCTGGCATGATACCAATTTTGATTTCGTCCGGCGTGATCAGACCTGGGCAATTTGGTCCTAGAAGCAAAGTCTTGCTACCGGATTTAGCCATACGGTCTTTCAATGCCAGCATATCGCGGACAGGAATACCTTCCGTGATACAGATCGCCAGATCCAGTTCTGCTTCAACCGCTTCCCAAATCGCTGCTGCCGCGCCTGCTGGCGGCACATAAATCACTGAAACGTTAGCGCCGGTAGCGGCCTTGGCTTCTCCGACGTTAGCGAAAATAGGAATGCCTTCGAAATCTTCACCGGCTCTTTTAGGGTTCACGCCAGCGACAAAAGCTTCTTTGCCATTTGCATAATCACGGCAACCGCGCGTGTGGTATTGACCGGTTTTGCCAGTGATACCTTGGGTGACGACTTTTGTATCTTTGTTAATCAGGATCGACATGTTTGTTCCTTGCCTTATTTTTGAGCGTGAATCAATTCGTCAACGTAAGTGCAAATTGATCGTCGCTAAATTCTCAGATCGCTAAAACCAATGCGATTATTGACCGTTAGCTGCAGCAACAACTTTCTGCGCCGCTTCTTCCATGCTGTCGGCAGCAATGATAGGCAAGCCCGATTCCGCCAGCAATTTTTTGCCGATTTCTTCGTTGGTACCCTTCATGCGCACGACAAGTGGCACGCTCAATGAAACCGCCTTCGATGCAGCGATCACGCCTTCAGCGATCACGTCACAACGCATGATACCGCCGAAAATATTGACCAGAATTGCCTTCAAACTTGGATTCTTCAGCATGATCTTAAATGCTTCAGTCACTTTTTCTGCTGTAGCACCACCGCCTACATCAAGGAAGTTCGCTGGCTCGCCGCCGAACAATTTGATCGTGTCCATCGTGGCCATCGCCAGACCAGCGCCATTTACCAGGCAACCGATGTTACCGTCGAGTGAGATGTATGCCAGATCAAATTTCGATGCTTCGACTTCTGCTGGGTCTTCTTCGTCCAGATCGCGATAAGCAACGATTTCAGGTTGGCGATACAAAGCGTTAGGATCAAAGTTAAACTTCGCGTCCAAAGCAATAATTTTGCCAGAGCCAGTGACGATCAGCGGGTTGATTTCGGCCAATGAGCAATCGGTATCCCAATAAGCTTTGTATAGACCTTGCAGTTGTACCCGAGCGTCAGCAATAGAACCCGCTGGTACGCCGATTTTTGCGGAAATACTGTCCGCTTCTGCGTCAGTGAGTCCTGTCGATGGATCAATGACGACCTGATGAATTTTTTCCGGATGACTTTCCGCAACTTCTTCAATGTCCATGCCGCCTTCGCTCGATGCCATCAGCACCACGCGTTGACTAACACGGTCAGTTACCATACTGACGTATAGTTCTTGCTTGATGTCTGCGCCCTCTTCGATCAACAAACGACGCACTTTTTGACCTTCTGGGCCAGTTTGATGCGTGATCAGCTGCATGCCCAGGATTTCATTAGCGTATTCGCGAACTTGTTCAAGCGATTTAGCCACTTTCACGCCGCCGCCTTTACCGCGACCACCTGCATGAATTTGTGCCTTCACGACCCATACCGAACCGCCGAGAGTTTCAGCAGCTTTAACTGCCTCATCGACGCTCAGGCACGGAATACCGCGCGGTGTTGTTACCCCAAATTTACGGAGAATTTCTTTGCCCTGATACTCATGGATTTTCATGCGAGCTTCCCTTCTGACGCTGATTTAAATTAACTTGCTGGTTGGACTAGATAAATGCACTAAGAATTAAATTACAACAAAATCATTAACGACACTAACGGGGTTCGGACTGTATGTCCGGGGGCTTACTAACTGGCATGTTGGATTGTGTCTCAGGAATTTCTGGCCGCGCGGACGCCCACTTTGGATAAAATTGCGCGACAACCGCTCCATCCCTCCGCAGCGCGTAGCAACTTCCTACCTGAAATGGTTTTTTGTCTCCTGTACTCAACCGTGTCGGTGCCGTGCTGCCAACACTCGTTTCACCAGAAAACGCTTGAAGCGCAACAGTCGGCAATATTTGAGCAAGCTCAGTCAGATGAGTGCAAGCCAGCGCACCACCGACACGCTCTTTCAACGTATAGCGAAATCCTTTTAACAGATTCAGGCCAACTAATTGATTGTAGGCAGGGGAGACGGTATTGCAATGTCCGGGATAAGGCATGGCCTCAGAATGCACCGCGACCTCGGTAATGGTGTAGAGATTGTCTAGCGTTAAACGCAGCCATAAATCGTGCACAGCCTCGCCGGCTGGCAAAATTCCGTGCGGCAACTCAAGATCACTGGCTTTAATATCGGTAATGTGCGCGTCCAACTCCCATAAGCCATCGTCACGAATAAACGCGTCGACTTGTATGGTGCGCGTATGTGTCAGCGCCCTGCGAGAAGTAGGAGGTAATAGGGACATTTTTTTGGTCTGCTTTGCTTATCGCTACTACAGTTTCTATAGTAGCTGCCGCTCCTGCGGTTTGCAAAAAACCACAAAAGTGTAGCACAGATGTAGTGAATAGGTGAGTTTGTGTGCGTTGCAACAATCTCACAGTATGACCTAGTTACGGTAAATTTGCATGGCCGCCCGCGTATGGGCGATTTAAGCTGTTTAAATCACGTATATGAAAGAATGTGCGAGGATGTACAGGCATGTACAAGGATTGTACGAGGATCGTCGAAAATCCACTCTATTAGACGCATCAGACGTCTTCGGCATCATAAGAACCAAATTAGGTTAAGGCCCAAATTAGGACCGAACCGGTGGCAATAATATGTTGATGTCCGCCCTAAACAATCCCATCTTCATCAGATTCAACGGGCTCGAACGCATCGTCATCACCAACGCTGTTAATCGCAGCTTGCACCGCCCGATGAGAAAATCCGCGCTGCAATAAAAACCGCATCTGTTTGCCGCGTTCGATAGCATTAAGCGGTTGACGCCCAAATTTCCTCACCCACACTTCGCGGGCGCGGGCAAATTCGCCTTCTGCAAGCTGTGATTTAACCGCACTAATCGCATCGGCGGCGATACCGTGACTTTTTAATTCCATCACGATGCGGCTATTGCCATAACGTCCAGAGCGCCGATTAATAAGAGATTCGGAGAAGCGTTCTTGAGATAAAAATTTAGACTCCTCAAGCCAATCGAGCAAAACCTCTATGTCATCGCCCTCTTCGACGTAACGCGATAACTTACGCTTTAACTCGATACGGCTATGCTCACGCATCGATAAGTAACGAAGCGCCCTGCCCTTCAGACTGACTGTTGGTTTTGCCATTACTGGATGCGGGTCAGGTAACACGGCCCGCCTTATTAAAAAATATTTCCCAAAAACAAAACGTTACAAAACGTTGGGTTCGCTTTTACGACAGCACATTAAGTTTGCAGCGTCGCAACCTTGTTTAAAACGCAATCTTAAAAGCACATAAGGAGTCAGGAGAAAGCTATAACCTCACTTAACACTCATCACACTTATTTTGCACTCATCAAGAACAAAATAAAAATCGGACGAGGAGCCATGCGCCACCCGACCGATTCACTTTTCTTTGATTACTCTACTTTTGCGGCTAACGCTGCGGCTTCTTTGGCTGCTGCTTTTTCAGCGGCTTTTGCTGCTTTCTCAGCGGCTTTGTCGGTTTCTGTCGACACTGCGCCCTCTAGTAATGGTACGCCTAGTGATGCACGTACTTTGTTTTCGATTTCACGTGCCAGTTCTGGACGCTCTTTCAGGTAGTTACGGGCGTTGTCTTTACCTTGACCAATACGCTCGCCGTTATAACTGTACCAGGCACCTGATTTTTCAACGATTTTGGCATCCGATCCAAGATCCAGAATTTCGCCTTCACGCGAAGTACCTGTACCGTACAGAATGTCGAAATGCGCTTCCTTAAACGGTGGTGCGATTTTGTTCTTCACAACTTTTACACGTGTTTCGTTACCGATCACTTCGTCGCCTGATTTAATTGAGCCAGTACGACGAATATCCAGGCGGACCGAAGCGTAAAACTTCAGTGCGTTACCGCCGGTTGTTGTTTCCGGATTACCAAACATGACACCAATCTTCATCCGAATCTGGTTAATAAAAATCACCAGTGTATTCGTGCGATTAATGCTGCCAGTCAATTTACGCAATGCTTGTGACATCAGACGCGCTTGCAAGCCCGGCAAGGAATCGCCCATGTCGCCTTCGATTTCGGCGCGTGGCGTCAATGCGGCAACGGAATCGATAACAATCAGATCTACACCGCCGGAACGGACCAGCGCATCGGTAATTTCAAGCGCCTGTTCACCAGTATCCGGTTGTGAAATCAGCAGGTCTGCCAGATTGATCCCAAGCTTTTGAGCGTAACCGACGTCAAGCGCATGTTCTGCATCAATAAACGCACAGGTGCCGCCCAGCTTTTGCATTTCAGCAATGGTTTGCAGGGTCAGCGTGGTTTTACCGGATGATTCAGGGCCATAGATTTCGACCACACGACCGCGCGGCAATCCGCCAACGCCTAGCGCAATATCAAGACCTAATGAACCAGTGGAAACGACCTGGACCTCTTCGACCACGGCACCATCTTCCATGCGCATGATCGAACCCTTGCCGAATTGCTTTTCGATTTGTGCCAATGCTGCGGCAAGTGCCTTGCTTTTATCAGGATTTGCTGCGGATTTTTTATCGTCCATGGATTTTCTTTCGGCAAAAGGGGTGTAAGACTGTATTAATAGACAGTACTGTATAAAAAAACAGTGCGAATTGCAAGCGTTGTAAACTTAAAGTTAGATAATGTTGCAAACCAGCTGCAACCACTTTCTTTACCCGCATTGTAAACCCGTGTGGAATTTTGGTTGAAATCTTGATGCAAGAGGATACAAACTAACCGTCCTAGCAACGGGCTTGCCAACCCTGCCGACGCAGACAGTACGCCAGTACCGGGGCTAGCAGCGGCAAGGAAAGCAAAACGCGGCCAGGAGAGCAAAACGCCGCTTGGGCGATTTGCGTAAGCCCTCTGGATTTATCGGTGAATCACTACCAATAGAGCTCTCGCCTCGGTTTTTCCTGTGTTACGTATCACATGATTTTTGTCGGCGGGGTAGCGTGCAGTGCCACCAATTTTCAGCTTTTTCTTCACGCCATCCACGACGACCTCGACACCACCATTCAACAACGTTAAATGCTCCATCGTGCCAGGATCGTGCGGTGTGGAAACTAATGCCCCTTCCGGTGCCAACGTCAATTCGTACCATTCATATTTGCCGGCCAATTCCATCGGCCCGAGAATGCGCAGGACGTAACCAGCGTGAAGACCAGGCAAAGTAGGCGTTTCGTGCGGTTCCATGATGTGAATAGCTTCCCGTTCCGACGTTTCGGTAGCGAGCAATTCTTCTATACCAATACCTAAAGCGTTGGCCAATCGCCATGTCACCGCTATGGTCGGATTCGCTTTTTCACGTTCAATTTGCGACAGCATGGATTTAGACACGCCGGCCGCACGCGACAAATCGTCAAGCGTCAGACCGCGCTTAAGCCGTAGCCGTTGAAGCGTCGCGCCGACTTCGGGTGGTGTGTTGTGAGCAATAGGTGAATGCATAAATTTACTTGCTATGTTTAATGGCAGTCGTTAATATCCACTATATTGAATATTTGTTCGATATAGTGGATTCATATCTTTATATTGAACTTCATAGTAACAGATGCAACAGTCGATAATAGATCAAATAGGTCCCAATACCCCA is a genomic window of Glaciimonas sp. CA11.2 containing:
- the pth gene encoding aminoacyl-tRNA hydrolase — translated: MSIRLIVGLGNPGPEYEQTRHNAGFWLVDNLAQDLGCSLQRKADFKALMVKTRINAQEVWLLEPQTFMNRSGQSVGALARFYKISPEEVLVVHDELDLLPGIAKLKKGGSSGGHNGLKDITAALGTQDYWRLRIGIGHPRTLNLQQAVADFVLHRPRKEEQPLLDEAIAESLKVIPMLCDGKFSEATMLLHTAK
- a CDS encoding autotransporter outer membrane beta-barrel domain-containing protein, whose protein sequence is MVFFGDSLMDSGFYTGVGQQPSFTTNPDLIWTQLLAHKNGLTADPAYVLTPNGVVPLSGTNYAVGGAQTSQASLDPASGYLTPSITDQVNGYLASHPKVDKNALYTVWAGSNDVFAYTTLNQAGLGDPDPAVQAATAQTIVGLVAGEAVNVAGLVGALQHAGAGKAMVLNLPDIGNTPLAAQLGLQQLWTASTYTFNQTLNQSLNKLGGNIVALDVFSLLDEVIRNPTLYGFKNVISAACTTPDSGTCTAATLVEPNANMTYLFADSVHPSGAAQAILAQYAQSVLLAPTQISMLASAPLVGTQAQTLAIDNRLRLFGLAPANVGKPEAYAVVGNTQRNYSRTDNMQGLDGSATSATVGIDYAINRQWMIGTAFGYGQNKENFGSNTGHFKLDQTMISAYTQYRDGAWAVNAIGLAGLLDYNNVTRSILLGQALRNENGKTSGDQVLLRLGAQYDFTLGAAVLSPLVNLTWQQIKVDAYDELGNDSTAMHFDAQTRTSLVSSVGLQLTSNQTMWGFTIQPFAKLAWDRELKNTPDDVRAHVVGMGGSFGMPGYQSAANTTHLDLGANIKLAADTTAFANYSGQFASGNKANTFQLGVAKIF
- the ychF gene encoding redox-regulated ATPase YchF, with translation MSLKCGIVGLPNVGKSTLFNALTKAGIPAENYPFCTIEPNVGMVEVPDPRLTSLAEIVKPERILPATVEFVDIAGLVAGASKGEGLGNQFLAHIRETDAIVNVVRCFEDDNVIHVAGKVSPLDDIEVIQTELALADMGTVEKAIHRENKKARSGDKDAAKLVAVLERLMPELNQAKPVRACGLDEEEMALIKPLCLITAKPAMYVANVSDTGFTNNPLLDQLTAYAASQNAPMVPICASIESEISDLDEADKHEFLADMGMEEPGLDRLIRAAFKLLGLQTYFTAGVKEVRAWTIHVGDTGPQAAGVIHTDFERGFIRAQTIAYDDFITYKGEAGAKEAGKMRAEGKEYVVKDGDVLNFLFNV
- a CDS encoding FHA domain-containing protein; its protein translation is MAKIVLTEGDNVVQEMVLHKERTTIGRRPHNDLVIDSPAVSGEHAVIITIYNDSFLEDLSSTNGTQVNGHAVTKHFLQHNDVIQMAKYKLVYLVDAVEDISEDHHLKMFPSLRPDAIVTVIDGPGAGKKLALVKVLTTIGRPGVQVAIVARRAHGYELTHVEGNTYTRVNGAPLKVGAWSLSDGDVIDIAGMTMQFSWKPRNGYQKINTTGKR
- a CDS encoding Stp1/IreP family PP2C-type Ser/Thr phosphatase; its protein translation is MSIPLRFDFFAKTDVGMVRPENEDAIAISEVLQLAILADGMGGYNAGEVASGIATVTIQHAVERHQRENQYSHPDDQPAVRRLCLIQAVRKANSTIIETARQHPEYRGMGTTVVLAWFQGDCVSIAHVGDSRAYVLRNGELAQLTRDHSLVQEQISAGLLTQEQAAFAMNRNVITRAVGVEHQLVVDVQEQAVEVGDLFLLCSDGLSDRLSPLQIKNIINATSDDSKAACELLIKAANEGGGQDNISVVLIKVVNNDAQNDSQCSAAEQLKPSH
- the sucD gene encoding succinate--CoA ligase subunit alpha; the encoded protein is MSILINKDTKVVTQGITGKTGQYHTRGCRDYANGKEAFVAGVNPKRAGEDFEGIPIFANVGEAKAATGANVSVIYVPPAGAAAAIWEAVEAELDLAICITEGIPVRDMLALKDRMAKSGSKTLLLGPNCPGLITPDEIKIGIMPGHIHKRGRIGVVSRSGTLTYEAVGQLTALGLGQSSAVGIGGDPINGLKHIDIMKMFNDDPDTDAVIMIGEIGGPDEANAAYWIKDNMKKPVVNFIAGVTAPPGKRMGHAGALISGGADTAQAKLDIMEACGIKTTKNPSEMARLLMAML